The sequence AATTGGATAATCTGACTGCTTTTATGGATCACAACGGATTGCAGATTGACGGAAAAAACGATGAGGTAGTAAGAATAGAACCGATAGATGAAAAATTTAAAGCTTTTGGATGGAATGTTATAAATATTGACGGACATAATTTTGAAGAAATATTTTCTGCAATTGAAAAGTCAAAAAACACTAAAGGAAAACCTACAATGATTATAGCCAAAACGATAAAAGGAAAGGGAGTTTCCTTCATGGAAAATCAAGTAGGTTGGCATGGAAATGCTCCCGATAGAGAACAGGCAGAAAAAGCATTAATTGAACTTGGAGGTGAAATAGATGACTAAGGCAATGGCGACAAGAGATGCATACGGAGAAGCATTAAAAGAACTCGGAAAACTCAATAAAAATATAGTAGTCCTTGATGCGGATTTGTCTAAATCCACCAAGACTATAGTTTTTAAAGAAGAATTTCCGGAAAGATTTTTTGATGTGGGAATATCTGAACAAAATCTTATGGGAATTGCAGCAGGGTTATCGACCTGCGGGAAGATACCTTTTGCAAGTACCTTTGCTATGTTTGCGACAGGGAGAGCTTATGAGATAATCAGAAATTCAATTTGTTATCCCAAATTGAATGTAAAGATAGCGGCAACTCATGCAGGACTTACCGTAGGAGAAGATGGAGCAACTCATCAAGCTATAGAAGATTTAAGCCTTATGAGATCTATTCCTAATATGGTAGTATTGAATCCGGCTGACGGAGTGGAAGCCCGTCAGTGTATATTTAAAGCAGCGGAACATAAAGGGCCTGTATATATTAGACTGGGAAGAAGTAAAGTACCGACTATATTTGACGACAGTTATAAATTTGAAATAGGAAAAGGAGTAGAGCTTAAAAAAGGTAAGGATGTAACCATTATAGCTACGGGGATAATGGTAGAAAAAGCTTTGAAAGCCGGAGAAATGCTGGAGAAGGAAGGGATATCCACAAGAATAATTGATATTTCTACAATTAAACCTATAGATAAGGATATTATAATCAAGGCTGCGAAAGAAACCAAGAAAATAATTACTGCCGAAGAACACAGTATTATAGGGGGATTGGGCAGTGCAGTAGCTGAAGTTCTTTCTGAGAATTACCCTGTTTTATTGTCAAGAATAGGAGTGGAGGACACCTTCGGAGAATCCGGTACAGTAGATGATGTTCTTGAAAAATATGGGTTTACCGCAGAAAATATTTATAATAGAGTAAAGAAGATTATATAAGAACTTTAAATTTAACGGATAGATAATTATTAGTATGTTATCTATCTTTTTTTTTACATAAACCATTTCGATATAGAATAATATTATGGTAGAGATAAAGTGGAGGGGGTACAGGTGAAGAGAGCCATAGTTATTATTGGAATAATAGGGATAATCATATCAGGAATGATTTTTATTCCAAAATATTTGAATGAAGGTGATAAAAGAGTGAAATTCAAAGTTTTGAAATCTGATGAAGTTCCACAAAAGTTAGAAGATATCCTTCCTAAGTATTTAGTTCAGGAAAAAGCATTAAGCTGTAAAATTGGTGATGAGGTTTATGTTGTAGTAACAAGAGGTGAAAAGATGTCAGGAGGTTATAGTGTATTTATTGATAGAATTGAAAAAATCACAGATAGGAAAGGCACATCTGAGTTGATAGTATATGCCAAATATGTTGATCCAAAACCTGACGAAATGGTAACCCAATGTATAACTTATCCTTTTATTGTTGTTAAGACCAATATGGATGATATTCCTGACAGTATAAAATTGGAGGTGGAAAGAGAATAATAGGGCATATTTTGATTTAGCACCATAAATTGCTTAAAGGAAATAAACAATTTGTATAGAACCCTTATTGAGTTTTAAATTTTATCTGAAGGGAGAAATACAAATGAGAAAACTTAAAAAGAAGGTGGGCATAGTAATGTTGGCTTCAGTGGTGGGGCTGACATCTACATCTTTTGCTACACCTTATACTATTAAAGAAGGAGATTCCTTTTGGAAAGTAAGCCGGCAGTATAATGTAAGTTTAGAGGACATGCTTAAAGAAAATAAAGCTAATAAAAATACGGTGATATATCCGGGACAGATTATTCAGATTCCCGGCAAAGAAGAAGTTAAGATAAGCAGCAGAGGGGGAATAAAAAGAGATGTGCCGGATTTGACCGAATATACTGTGGTTGACGGAGATAATATTTGGGACATATGTAAAAAATACGGCGTTACTATAGAAAGCATTTTTGAGGCAAATAAAGGAATAGATGAGAATACAGTACTTAAAGTAGGGCAGAAATTAAACATAGCAAAACAAAATAAAGAACAACAGAACATAAGCGAAGGTTCCAAAAAAGATGAAACTAAAGTATCAAGTCAAAATGTCAATGAAAGTGTAGAGAAGCCATCCAACCAAAAAATTGATACGGAAGGAAAATATGGAGAGTATTTAGACTGGAGCAAAGTAGACGGGCTGATTCCAAGAGGTACAAAATTTAAGGTAATAGATTTTTATACAGGAAAATCTTTTATGGTTCAGAGGTCTGTAGGCAGCCTTCATGCGGATTGTGAAACCTTGTCTTTAGAAGATACAAATATAATGAAAGATATATGGGGAGGATTCAGTTGGGTAAGAAGACCTGTTCTTGTTCAAATAGGGGACAGGCTTATAGCCGCCAGTGCTACTGCTATGCCTCACGCAGGAAATGATAAAGCCGAGGGAGGAGCTTATACTACTTGGAGAAGCGGAGGATATGGAAAAGGGATAAATTTTGATTATGTAAAGGGTAATGGAATGGATGGACATTTTGATATTCATTTTTTGGGAAGTAAAAGACATATGGATGGACAAACAGATCCCCAGCATCAGCAATGTGTTAAAATTGCAGCAGGCTTGAATAAATAATAAAGTTGCTAAATAAATGATTTTAGTGTATCCTTGAAAGTAAAGAATACACTAAAATTGTTTTTAATCAGGATCTTTGCAGTTGATTAATTCTTTATTTGTAATTACATAATCTACAGGTAAATCATATTTTCCGGCTGGAACCTCAGGAATGATTTGGATATCAAAAGCAAGGCCTAACTTTATGGTATGAGAATCTAATTTTTCAAAAAATCTGTCGTAATATCCTCCTCCATATCCTATTCTATAGCCCTTCCTGTCAAAGGCAACAGCTGGGACTAATACTAAATCAATTTCTTTGGGAGATATTTCTCTTATGAATTCTTTTTTGGGAGTTAATATGTTATAAACCCCGTTTTCTAACTCTTTATCGAAATCGAATAGCTCAGAGATTATTAATTCTCTTGTTTTGGGAATAGAAATGGGAACTCCTATTCTTTTAGATAATTTTAATGAATATTTAATTATTTCTTTTGTTTCCACTTCATTCCTAAAATCAATATAAGCCATAATAAATTTGGAATTCTTATAGATGCCTGAATCATACAATCTTTCTTTGATTAATTTATTTTTTTCTTTTATATCGTCGGTGTTCATATTTCTTCTTTTTTCTAAAAGTTTTTTTCTGAGCAAAATTTTATCCAAAAATACCACTCCTCATAGTTTATTTATTGTTTCTTTTATATTATAATAATATCATTGTATGGATATATTTTGTTGAAAAAAATTATATAAAAATAAAGGAGTTATGAAATTTACATAGAAAGTATTAATATGTTGTATTTTAAATTTTAATTATAAATTATCTATGATATGTGCTAACAGAGGTGATATAGTGATTAGATTCGTTAATGCAAGCAAAACTTATGATAATGGAGTAAAGGCTTTATCAAATATAAATGTTAAGGTAGATAAAGGAGAGTTTGTTTTTATAGTGGGGCCAAGTGGTGCCGGAAAATCAACTTTGATTAAGCTCCTTTTAAAAGAAGAGGATTTGACTTCAGGAAGTGTATTTTTGAATGAGATGGATATAACGAAAGTGAAAAGCAGAAGAATCCCGTATATAAGAAGAACCATAGGGGTAGTTTTTCAGGATTTTAGAATTCTTCCCAATAAAACTGTGTATGAAAATATAGCTTTTGCTATGGAAATATTAGGTGCACATCCAAAGGAGATACGAAGGAGGGTACCTATGGTGTTAAGTATGGTTGATTTAAGCAATAAAGCAAATTGTTATCCCAATCAGTTGTCGGGAGGTGAACATCAGAGGGTTTCCATTGCAAGAGCAATAGTTAATAATCCGCCTGTACTTATTGCGGACGAGCCTACCGGAAATCTTGATCACGATACAGCATGGGGAATAATGGAAATATTTAAAGAAATCAATAGAAGAGGTACTACAGTTTTAATGGCTACTCATGCCAAGGAAATAGTTGATTTAATGAAAAAACGCGTAATAGCTCTTGAATCAGGAAGAATAGTAAGGGACGAAGAGAAGGGTGTGTATAACCATGAGACATCGCATATTTAAGAATATAGTCAAACAAGGTTTTCAGGGTATGTGGAGAAACAGAACAATGGGTTTGGCTTCCGTAGGCTCCATAACGGCAGTTCTTGTAATACTTGGTATGGTTCTTATTATTGTATTGAGTATAAATAATGTGGTAATTGAAACTAAGAATAAATTTGATGAGATACAGGTATTTTTAGATGATAATGCAGATGAGGAACAATTAACTAAAATTGAAAACCGTATTAAAGAAACAGATGGGGTAAATTCAGTAGTATTCCAATCTAAAGAACAAGCTTTAAATATAATGAAAAAAGAATGGGGAGACGAAGGGTATCTCCTTGAAGGACTGGAAGAAAATCCTCTTCCTAATTCTTACGTAATTCAATTGAAGGATATAAAATATGCTGATAACGTAGTGGACAAGATAAAAGGAATGAGCGGGATAGAGGAAATTAAATATTATAAGGATATTATAGATAAGATGTTGACTGTATCAAGGTATATAAAAATAGGCGGTATAGCAATAATTGCTATATTAATGTTTATTTCCGTATTTATTATCTCAAATACCATTAAAATTACTGTTGCAGCGAGAAGAAGGGAAATAAGCATTATGAAATATGTTGGAGCAACTAACGGATACATAAGAGGACCATTTATTATTGAAGGCATCCTTCTGGGAGTTGTAGGAGCCGGATTATCCATATTAATAGTCAATTTCGGGTACAAATATTTGTTTAAAGTAATAAACGAAAGGCTGTATATCATATTTACGGTATATTTAGTTTCTCCTTATGTTTTATTTCAGGATATAGTCATAAT is a genomic window of Acidilutibacter cellobiosedens containing:
- a CDS encoding transketolase family protein, which codes for MTKAMATRDAYGEALKELGKLNKNIVVLDADLSKSTKTIVFKEEFPERFFDVGISEQNLMGIAAGLSTCGKIPFASTFAMFATGRAYEIIRNSICYPKLNVKIAATHAGLTVGEDGATHQAIEDLSLMRSIPNMVVLNPADGVEARQCIFKAAEHKGPVYIRLGRSKVPTIFDDSYKFEIGKGVELKKGKDVTIIATGIMVEKALKAGEMLEKEGISTRIIDISTIKPIDKDIIIKAAKETKKIITAEEHSIIGGLGSAVAEVLSENYPVLLSRIGVEDTFGESGTVDDVLEKYGFTAENIYNRVKKII
- a CDS encoding protease complex subunit PrcB family protein, which translates into the protein MKRAIVIIGIIGIIISGMIFIPKYLNEGDKRVKFKVLKSDEVPQKLEDILPKYLVQEKALSCKIGDEVYVVVTRGEKMSGGYSVFIDRIEKITDRKGTSELIVYAKYVDPKPDEMVTQCITYPFIVVKTNMDDIPDSIKLEVERE
- a CDS encoding LysM peptidoglycan-binding domain-containing protein, producing the protein MRKLKKKVGIVMLASVVGLTSTSFATPYTIKEGDSFWKVSRQYNVSLEDMLKENKANKNTVIYPGQIIQIPGKEEVKISSRGGIKRDVPDLTEYTVVDGDNIWDICKKYGVTIESIFEANKGIDENTVLKVGQKLNIAKQNKEQQNISEGSKKDETKVSSQNVNESVEKPSNQKIDTEGKYGEYLDWSKVDGLIPRGTKFKVIDFYTGKSFMVQRSVGSLHADCETLSLEDTNIMKDIWGGFSWVRRPVLVQIGDRLIAASATAMPHAGNDKAEGGAYTTWRSGGYGKGINFDYVKGNGMDGHFDIHFLGSKRHMDGQTDPQHQQCVKIAAGLNK
- a CDS encoding 5-formyltetrahydrofolate cyclo-ligase, whose protein sequence is MDKILLRKKLLEKRRNMNTDDIKEKNKLIKERLYDSGIYKNSKFIMAYIDFRNEVETKEIIKYSLKLSKRIGVPISIPKTRELIISELFDFDKELENGVYNILTPKKEFIREISPKEIDLVLVPAVAFDRKGYRIGYGGGYYDRFFEKLDSHTIKLGLAFDIQIIPEVPAGKYDLPVDYVITNKELINCKDPD
- the ftsE gene encoding cell division ATP-binding protein FtsE, with the protein product MIRFVNASKTYDNGVKALSNINVKVDKGEFVFIVGPSGAGKSTLIKLLLKEEDLTSGSVFLNEMDITKVKSRRIPYIRRTIGVVFQDFRILPNKTVYENIAFAMEILGAHPKEIRRRVPMVLSMVDLSNKANCYPNQLSGGEHQRVSIARAIVNNPPVLIADEPTGNLDHDTAWGIMEIFKEINRRGTTVLMATHAKEIVDLMKKRVIALESGRIVRDEEKGVYNHETSHI
- the ftsX gene encoding permease-like cell division protein FtsX, translated to MRHRIFKNIVKQGFQGMWRNRTMGLASVGSITAVLVILGMVLIIVLSINNVVIETKNKFDEIQVFLDDNADEEQLTKIENRIKETDGVNSVVFQSKEQALNIMKKEWGDEGYLLEGLEENPLPNSYVIQLKDIKYADNVVDKIKGMSGIEEIKYYKDIIDKMLTVSRYIKIGGIAIIAILMFISVFIISNTIKITVAARRREISIMKYVGATNGYIRGPFIIEGILLGVVGAGLSILIVNFGYKYLFKVINERLYIIFTVYLVSPYVLFQDIVIIFLAIGIGIGVLGSLLSLKRFLDV